A single Dechloromonas denitrificans DNA region contains:
- the tldD gene encoding metalloprotease TldD, whose protein sequence is MNPNSALAQAESLLLAPFSLTEGDLSRTFGQILKHQVDYADLYFQYSRSEAWSLDEGIVKSGSFNIDQGVGVRAISGEKTAFAYSDDISSRALGDAANAVRAIASVGQSGTLPALKHGAAGHRLYVPNDPIASLPAEAKVKLLERLEGFARALDPRVIQVMASLAGEYEVVMVAGSDGRMAADIRPLVRCSVSVVVEENGKREQGGAGGGGRFDFAYFSDEVLQHYAQEAVHQAIINLHAEATPAGQMTVVLGAGWPGILLHEAVGHGLEGDFNRKGSSAFSGRIGQRVAAKGVTVIDDGTIVDRRGSLNIDDEGNPTQRTVLIEDGILKGYLQDSLNARLMGVAPTGNGRRESFAHLPLPRMTNTMMLAGQYDPQEIIQSVKKGIYAANFGGGQVDITSGKFVFSMSEAYLIEDGKVTRPIKGATLIGNGPDVLTRVSMIGNDLKLDPGVGTCGKEGQSVPVGVGQPTLRIDGLTVGGTA, encoded by the coding sequence ATGAATCCAAACAGTGCCCTGGCGCAAGCCGAATCCCTGCTGCTCGCCCCTTTTTCGCTGACCGAGGGCGATCTGTCGCGGACTTTCGGGCAGATCCTGAAGCACCAGGTCGATTACGCCGATCTCTATTTCCAGTATTCGCGTTCCGAAGCCTGGAGCCTGGACGAGGGGATCGTCAAGTCGGGCAGTTTCAATATCGACCAGGGCGTTGGCGTGCGGGCCATTTCCGGGGAAAAGACCGCTTTCGCCTACTCCGACGACATCAGTTCGCGGGCTCTCGGCGATGCGGCCAATGCTGTCCGGGCGATTGCTTCGGTTGGCCAGAGCGGCACGCTGCCGGCCCTGAAACACGGCGCGGCCGGGCACCGCCTGTATGTGCCGAATGATCCGATCGCCTCGCTGCCGGCCGAAGCCAAGGTCAAGCTGCTCGAGCGTCTGGAAGGTTTCGCCCGCGCCCTCGATCCGCGCGTGATCCAGGTCATGGCCTCGCTGGCCGGCGAATACGAAGTGGTCATGGTGGCCGGTTCGGATGGCCGCATGGCGGCCGATATCCGGCCGCTGGTCCGTTGTTCGGTGTCGGTGGTGGTCGAGGAAAACGGCAAGCGCGAGCAGGGCGGGGCGGGCGGCGGCGGGCGTTTCGACTTCGCCTATTTCTCCGACGAAGTTCTCCAGCACTACGCGCAGGAAGCGGTCCATCAGGCGATCATCAATCTCCATGCCGAAGCGACGCCGGCCGGCCAGATGACGGTGGTGCTCGGCGCCGGCTGGCCGGGCATCCTGCTGCACGAAGCGGTTGGCCACGGCCTGGAGGGCGATTTCAATCGCAAGGGCAGTTCCGCCTTCTCTGGCCGGATCGGCCAGCGCGTTGCCGCCAAGGGCGTCACGGTGATTGACGACGGCACGATTGTCGACCGCCGCGGTTCCTTGAACATCGATGACGAAGGCAATCCGACGCAGCGGACCGTGCTGATCGAAGACGGCATCCTCAAGGGCTACCTGCAGGACAGCCTGAATGCCCGCCTGATGGGCGTCGCGCCGACCGGCAACGGGCGCCGCGAATCCTTTGCCCACCTGCCGCTGCCGCGCATGACCAACACCATGATGCTGGCCGGTCAGTACGATCCGCAGGAAATCATCCAGTCGGTGAAAAAAGGCATCTACGCCGCCAACTTCGGCGGCGGCCAGGTCGATATCACCAGCGGCAAGTTCGTCTTCTCGATGAGCGAGGCCTATCTGATCGAAGACGGCAAGGTGACCCGGCCGATCAAGGGCGCGACGCTGATCGGCAACGGCCCGGACGTGCTGACCCGGGTGTCGATGATCGGCAACGACCTCAAACTCGATCCCGGCGTCGGTACTTGCGGCAAGGAAGGCCAGAGCGTGCCGGTCGGCGTCGGCCAGCCAACCCTGCGTATCGATGGACTGACGGTGGGTGGAACGGCATAA